The proteins below come from a single Sporanaerobacter acetigenes DSM 13106 genomic window:
- a CDS encoding 4Fe-4S dicluster domain-containing protein, with protein MERVRKFESDVQLIKYEVLREVAKLAMEGTLEEKKDDIQYVIDPGPEPRTRCCIYKEREITKERVKLAMGGDKDIKGIVEVLEVACDKCPLNRFFVTEACRGCLAHRCSEACPRGAIHHINGRAYIDQEKCIECGRCKEACPYNAIADVMRPCRRACPAGAISFDDSKKAVINYEKCIQCGACIIQCPFGAIMDKSFIVDVIELLKETKKNDDIHVYAAIAPAISSQFTYAKIEQVVCGIKKLGFHDVVEVALGADMVGLHEAKEFAETVEEKGIVTTSCCPAFVSYIKKNYPELEDKISNTVSPMIAISRLIKHIDPKAKIVFIGPCVAKKGEIMEEELKGDTDYVLTFEELAAMLDAAEIDLENCNDGELNNASYYGRIFARSGGVTEAVAHTIESKGIDTDFRPVKCDGIKECDKALKMAKVNRLNGNFIEGMACVGGCIAGPASLHHGPKDKNEVDKYGKLAIEEDINSSLRIFEVQDINLDRK; from the coding sequence ATGGAAAGAGTAAGAAAATTTGAAAGTGATGTTCAATTGATCAAATATGAAGTATTGAGAGAAGTAGCAAAATTAGCAATGGAAGGTACACTTGAAGAAAAAAAAGATGATATTCAATATGTAATAGATCCAGGACCAGAACCACGTACTAGATGTTGCATTTATAAAGAAAGGGAAATAACAAAAGAAAGAGTTAAATTGGCTATGGGTGGGGATAAGGATATAAAAGGCATTGTAGAAGTATTAGAAGTTGCATGTGATAAGTGTCCTCTAAATAGGTTTTTTGTGACAGAAGCTTGTAGAGGATGCTTAGCTCATAGATGTTCTGAGGCTTGCCCAAGAGGGGCTATTCATCATATAAATGGCAGAGCTTATATAGATCAAGAGAAATGTATTGAATGTGGAAGATGTAAAGAGGCTTGTCCTTACAATGCTATAGCAGATGTTATGAGACCTTGTAGAAGAGCTTGTCCTGCAGGAGCTATTTCTTTTGATGATTCTAAAAAAGCAGTTATCAATTATGAAAAATGTATACAATGTGGTGCTTGTATTATTCAATGTCCTTTTGGAGCAATAATGGATAAGTCTTTTATAGTAGATGTAATTGAACTTCTAAAAGAAACTAAAAAAAATGATGATATTCATGTTTATGCTGCTATAGCACCAGCTATATCTAGTCAATTTACCTATGCAAAGATAGAGCAAGTAGTTTGCGGAATTAAGAAATTAGGTTTCCATGACGTAGTTGAAGTGGCATTAGGTGCAGATATGGTAGGACTTCATGAAGCCAAAGAATTTGCTGAAACTGTAGAGGAAAAGGGAATAGTTACCACATCGTGTTGTCCAGCATTTGTTTCTTATATAAAGAAAAATTATCCTGAATTGGAGGATAAAATTTCAAATACAGTTTCACCTATGATTGCTATATCAAGACTCATAAAACATATTGATCCTAAGGCTAAAATAGTTTTCATAGGGCCTTGCGTAGCTAAAAAAGGTGAAATAATGGAAGAAGAATTAAAAGGTGATACAGATTATGTATTAACTTTTGAAGAATTAGCTGCTATGCTTGATGCTGCAGAAATTGATTTGGAAAATTGTAATGACGGAGAATTAAACAATGCTTCATACTATGGAAGAATATTTGCGAGAAGTGGTGGAGTGACAGAAGCAGTAGCACATACAATTGAATCAAAGGGCATAGATACTGACTTTAGGCCAGTTAAATGTGATGGTATAAAAGAATGTGACAAGGCACTTAAGATGGCCAAAGTAAATAGATTGAATGGAAACTTTATTGAAGGAATGGCTTGTGTTGGAGGATGTATTGCAGGACCTGCAAGCTTACATCATGGGCCAAAAGATAAAAATGAAGTAGATAAATACGGAAAACTTGCTATTGAAGAAGATATAAATAGTTCTTTAAGAATATTTGAAGTTCAAGATATAAATTTAGATAGAAAATAA
- the gcvPB gene encoding aminomethyl-transferring glycine dehydrogenase subunit GcvPB produces MKKYDKLIFELSTPGRVGYTLPELDVEESDINEFIPTEYLRSEELNFPEVSEVDIIRHYTNLSNKNYGVDTGFYPLGSCTMKYNPKINEDMARLDGFTNIHPYQPEETVQGALNLMYNLEKSLCEITGMERVTLQPAAGAHGELTGLMLIKAYHENRGDTKRTKIIVPDSAHGTNPASSVMAGFEVIEIKSNENGLVDIESLKEALSDEVAGLMLTNPNTLGLFEKDIKEIARLVHDCGGLLYYDGANANAIMGITRPGDMGFDVVHLNLHKTFSTPHGGGGPGSGPVGVKSQLVEFLPVPIVEKDGDRYYLEYDIPNTIGKVKDFYGHFGVLVKAYTYILTMGSDGLKKASEMAVLNANYLAASLKEDYYLPIERTCKHEFVLGGLKEETLDVATLDVAKRLLDFGFHPPTVYFPLIVHEAIMVEPTESESIESLDEFVKAMKEIAKEARENPEILKEAPHDTPVRRIDETRAARNPILKYEG; encoded by the coding sequence ATGAAAAAGTATGATAAGTTAATTTTCGAACTTTCAACACCAGGGAGAGTAGGGTATACTCTTCCAGAATTGGACGTAGAAGAAAGTGATATCAATGAATTTATTCCAACCGAATATTTAAGAAGTGAAGAACTTAATTTTCCAGAAGTAAGTGAAGTAGACATCATAAGGCATTATACCAATTTGTCAAATAAAAACTATGGAGTTGATACGGGATTTTATCCATTAGGTTCTTGTACAATGAAATACAATCCGAAAATCAATGAAGATATGGCAAGACTTGATGGATTTACAAATATTCATCCTTATCAACCAGAAGAAACAGTACAGGGAGCATTGAATCTTATGTACAATTTGGAAAAATCCTTATGTGAAATTACTGGAATGGAGAGGGTTACACTTCAACCAGCAGCAGGTGCTCATGGGGAACTTACTGGTTTGATGCTTATCAAAGCATATCATGAAAATAGAGGAGACACTAAACGTACTAAAATAATAGTACCAGATTCAGCTCATGGAACAAACCCAGCTAGTTCAGTAATGGCAGGATTTGAAGTAATAGAGATAAAATCCAATGAAAATGGATTGGTAGATATAGAGAGCCTAAAAGAGGCTTTGAGTGATGAAGTAGCAGGTTTAATGCTTACTAATCCAAATACATTAGGCTTGTTTGAAAAGGATATAAAAGAAATTGCAAGACTTGTTCATGATTGTGGAGGACTACTATATTATGATGGTGCCAATGCCAATGCAATCATGGGTATCACAAGACCTGGAGATATGGGTTTTGATGTAGTTCACTTGAATTTACACAAGACTTTTTCTACACCTCATGGTGGAGGAGGACCAGGAAGTGGACCAGTAGGAGTTAAGAGTCAATTGGTTGAATTTTTACCTGTACCTATAGTAGAAAAAGATGGAGATAGATATTATCTTGAATACGATATACCAAATACTATAGGGAAAGTTAAAGATTTCTATGGACATTTTGGAGTATTGGTAAAAGCCTATACTTATATTTTGACTATGGGCAGCGATGGACTCAAGAAAGCTAGTGAAATGGCTGTATTGAATGCCAATTATTTAGCAGCTTCATTGAAGGAAGACTACTATCTTCCAATAGAAAGAACATGTAAGCATGAATTTGTGCTAGGTGGTTTAAAAGAAGAAACTTTAGATGTAGCTACTCTAGATGTAGCTAAGAGACTTCTTGATTTTGGTTTCCATCCACCAACAGTATATTTCCCACTTATTGTTCATGAAGCTATAATGGTTGAGCCTACAGAATCAGAAAGTATAGAATCACTAGATGAATTTGTAAAGGCTATGAAAGAAATAGCTAAGGAAGCTAGAGAAAATCCAGAGATACTGAAAGAAGCACCTCATGATACTCCTGTAAGGAGAATAGATGAAACGAGGGCAGCGAGAAATCCAATACTTAAATACGAAGGGTAG
- a CDS encoding phosphatase PAP2 family protein, with protein sequence MDKKIMIVISIIFFIIFLSLAFSIKDVDKGVLFDESIMEWIHKNINSNMTIVMKGITFLGSTYFFMIAGALILFYFIKTKHYEGIFPLLFSTIGSFSLNAILKHIFTRTRPIEYFLIHQGGYSFPSGHAMVSMSFYTTMTYLIVKNKKYKNKNYLFWILNFLIVGLIGFSRTYLGVHWPTDVLGGYMMGFLVCFFTIFLFSHKKKEGF encoded by the coding sequence ATGGATAAGAAGATAATGATAGTTATATCAATAATCTTTTTCATCATTTTTTTGAGTCTGGCTTTTTCAATAAAGGATGTTGATAAAGGTGTATTATTTGATGAAAGCATAATGGAATGGATTCATAAAAATATAAATTCTAATATGACTATAGTCATGAAGGGAATTACATTTTTAGGCTCTACATATTTTTTTATGATAGCAGGAGCATTGATTTTATTCTATTTTATTAAAACAAAACACTATGAGGGAATATTTCCACTATTATTTTCAACTATAGGAAGTTTTTCTTTAAATGCTATTTTAAAACATATATTCACAAGAACAAGACCTATTGAATATTTTCTTATACATCAAGGAGGATATAGTTTTCCCAGTGGGCACGCTATGGTTTCTATGTCTTTTTATACAACTATGACTTACTTAATTGTAAAAAACAAAAAATATAAAAATAAAAATTATTTATTTTGGATACTAAACTTTTTAATAGTAGGACTTATTGGCTTTAGTAGAACATATTTAGGAGTCCACTGGCCTACAGATGTATTGGGGGGATATATGATGGGATTTTTAGTGTGCTTTTTTACTATCTTTTTATTTAGCCATAAAAAGAAAGAGGGATTTTGA
- the gcvT gene encoding glycine cleavage system aminomethyltransferase GcvT yields the protein METKKTPLYDEHVKLGGKIVDYAGWFLPVQYEGILAEHEAVRTKAGMFDVSHMGEVMVRGKEALNYLQYLLTNDIGVLENNQVVYTFMCYPDGGVVDDLLTYKINDEEFLLVINASNVDKDFKWMQDNVKDFDVVAENISDEVGEVALQGPNAEKILSKLTDENLSDIKFFHFKKDIIVAGTKCLVSRTGYTGEDGFEIYTSREGIVKVWNSILEAGEEYGIKPTGLGCRDTLRFEAGLPLYGHEISQDISPIQGGFKFFVKLDKDDFIGKDALVLQNENLTKKVVGFELLGKGIPREGYDVVVDGEKIGYVATGYFAPTLKKNIGTALVDIEYSKKGTEFEVMIRNKPVKAQVIDKRFYKRK from the coding sequence ATGGAAACAAAAAAAACCCCACTATATGATGAACATGTAAAACTTGGTGGTAAGATTGTTGATTATGCAGGATGGTTTCTTCCTGTGCAATATGAAGGAATTTTGGCTGAACATGAAGCAGTAAGAACTAAAGCAGGAATGTTTGATGTGTCTCATATGGGTGAAGTAATGGTTAGAGGAAAAGAAGCTTTAAACTATTTACAATATTTATTGACAAATGATATTGGGGTATTAGAAAACAACCAAGTAGTATATACCTTTATGTGCTATCCTGATGGTGGTGTAGTAGATGATTTATTAACATATAAAATTAATGATGAAGAATTTTTATTGGTTATTAATGCATCAAATGTAGATAAGGATTTTAAATGGATGCAAGATAATGTAAAAGATTTTGACGTAGTAGCAGAAAACATATCTGATGAAGTTGGGGAAGTTGCACTTCAAGGACCAAATGCTGAAAAGATACTTTCTAAATTGACAGATGAAAATCTTTCTGATATCAAATTTTTCCATTTCAAAAAAGATATAATTGTAGCTGGTACTAAATGTTTAGTTTCAAGAACTGGATATACAGGTGAAGATGGATTTGAAATTTACACATCAAGAGAAGGAATTGTAAAAGTTTGGAATAGCATATTAGAAGCTGGAGAAGAATATGGAATTAAACCAACTGGACTAGGATGTAGAGATACTTTAAGATTTGAAGCAGGACTTCCACTTTATGGTCATGAAATATCTCAAGATATATCTCCAATACAAGGAGGATTTAAATTCTTCGTAAAACTTGACAAAGATGACTTTATAGGAAAAGATGCATTGGTTTTACAAAATGAGAACCTTACAAAAAAAGTAGTAGGATTTGAATTGTTAGGGAAAGGTATTCCAAGAGAAGGATATGATGTAGTTGTAGATGGGGAAAAGATTGGATATGTAGCAACAGGATATTTTGCTCCAACTCTAAAGAAAAACATAGGGACAGCTCTAGTAGATATTGAATATTCGAAAAAAGGAACTGAATTTGAAGTTATGATAAGAAACAAACCTGTTAAAGCTCAAGTAATAGATAAAAGATTTTATAAAAGAAAATAA
- the lpdA gene encoding dihydrolipoyl dehydrogenase, translating to MQKNIAVIGAGPGGYVAAIRGAQLGANVYLIENREVGGTCLNRGCIPTKTYFRNAEIMTTLKNSEEFGISVDNYQLDGKKLQNRKNEIVGQLVGGIEKLIESYKNIEFINGKANLKDKNTVSVKLCSGEEREIKVYNIVIATGSKPTMTETKGIELEGVITSDELLSMEEIPETLIVVGGGVIGVEFASIYNGLGSHVILLASRMLKNADKEVQKRITPLLKRQGIETYVDIRAKEIIKEGDKLRVIAKYKTKDKEIEVVGDKVLVASGRGPVVEDLNLDGVGIEYGHKGIHVNEDFETNIDGIYAIGDVNDVGVQLAHVASNQGVYVMEKIMGIEPVINLDVWPNCVFCIPEVAHVGMTEEEAKEKNIDYKVSKFLFGANGKALTLGEPDGFVKVMADEKNKIIGVHIIGPHANDLIHEGALAISNELKVENIAKTIHAHPTLSEAFYEATLGLEGQAIHMAPPRKR from the coding sequence TTGCAGAAAAACATAGCAGTTATAGGAGCAGGCCCTGGAGGATATGTAGCAGCTATTAGAGGAGCACAATTGGGAGCAAATGTATATTTAATAGAAAATAGAGAAGTAGGGGGAACATGCCTCAACAGAGGCTGTATCCCTACTAAAACATATTTTAGAAATGCTGAAATAATGACTACTTTAAAAAACAGCGAAGAGTTTGGAATAAGTGTAGATAATTATCAATTGGACGGGAAAAAACTTCAGAATAGAAAAAATGAAATTGTCGGCCAATTGGTAGGCGGTATTGAAAAGTTAATTGAGTCCTATAAAAATATAGAATTCATAAATGGAAAAGCTAATTTAAAAGATAAAAATACAGTTTCAGTTAAATTGTGTAGTGGAGAAGAACGAGAAATAAAAGTATACAATATAGTTATTGCTACAGGTTCTAAACCTACTATGACAGAGACAAAGGGTATAGAATTGGAAGGAGTAATCACTAGTGATGAACTTCTTTCTATGGAAGAAATTCCAGAAACCTTGATAGTTGTAGGAGGAGGGGTTATAGGAGTTGAGTTTGCTAGTATCTACAATGGTCTAGGTTCTCATGTAATACTTTTAGCTTCTAGAATGCTAAAAAATGCAGATAAAGAAGTTCAAAAGAGAATAACTCCTCTTTTAAAAAGACAAGGTATAGAAACATATGTAGATATTAGAGCTAAAGAGATAATCAAAGAAGGAGACAAATTAAGAGTAATAGCAAAATATAAAACTAAAGATAAGGAAATAGAAGTTGTAGGAGATAAGGTTCTTGTTGCTTCAGGAAGAGGGCCAGTAGTAGAAGATTTGAACTTGGATGGTGTAGGAATAGAATATGGTCATAAAGGAATTCATGTAAATGAAGACTTTGAAACTAATATTGATGGAATCTATGCTATAGGAGATGTAAATGATGTAGGTGTACAACTTGCCCATGTAGCTTCCAATCAAGGTGTATATGTGATGGAAAAAATAATGGGTATTGAACCTGTAATCAATTTAGATGTATGGCCAAATTGTGTATTCTGTATACCAGAGGTAGCTCATGTTGGAATGACAGAAGAAGAAGCAAAGGAAAAGAATATTGACTATAAGGTTAGTAAATTCTTATTTGGTGCCAATGGAAAGGCTTTAACATTAGGAGAACCGGATGGATTTGTTAAAGTCATGGCAGATGAAAAGAATAAAATAATAGGAGTTCATATAATAGGGCCTCATGCCAATGATTTGATTCACGAAGGAGCATTGGCTATTTCAAATGAATTAAAAGTTGAAAATATAGCTAAGACAATACATGCTCATCCAACTTTGAGTGAAGCTTTTTATGAAGCTACACTAGGATTAGAAGGACAGGCAATTCATATGGCTCCCCCTAGAAAAAGATAG
- a CDS encoding SpoIIE family protein phosphatase, producing MTYFIDIAHNSLNKDGEELCGDKVEVIRRDKSAIVVMADGLGSGVKANILSTLTSKIAITMLKEGASIYETVDTIINTLPVCKVRKLAYSTFTIAEIQENGEAYLAEYDNPPVYLLREGRLVPLERRETVINGTIVKESNFQLEKGDLLVIISDGVVHAGVGGVLNLGWQWNNVGEYLNRAAMNQKSARKVSRNLIDTCQYLYMDKPGDDTTVVAIKIRDKEVIDLFTGPPKDPLKDKEAVEKFMSGSGKKIVCGGTAAKIVARELGKKVIPNMDFIDPEVPPTAEIDGIDLVTEGVLTLSKTIEKMNRYIDSPYKDNLFESFDKEDGASRLARLLIEDCTHLNLWVGKAVNPAHQNPDFPIDLSIKLKVVNELIKTMEKLGTKVSLTYI from the coding sequence ATGACATATTTTATAGATATTGCCCATAATAGCTTAAATAAAGATGGCGAGGAACTTTGTGGAGATAAGGTAGAGGTAATAAGAAGAGATAAATCTGCTATAGTAGTCATGGCAGATGGACTTGGAAGTGGTGTAAAAGCCAATATACTTTCTACTTTGACATCTAAAATAGCAATTACTATGCTTAAAGAGGGAGCAAGTATTTATGAAACTGTTGATACAATTATAAATACTCTTCCCGTATGTAAAGTTAGAAAACTTGCTTATTCTACTTTTACTATAGCTGAAATACAGGAAAATGGAGAAGCTTATTTAGCTGAATATGACAATCCTCCTGTATATTTGCTTAGAGAAGGAAGACTGGTGCCTTTAGAGAGAAGAGAAACAGTCATAAATGGTACTATAGTTAAAGAAAGCAATTTTCAATTAGAAAAAGGAGATTTACTTGTAATAATAAGTGACGGCGTAGTTCACGCTGGAGTAGGAGGAGTGTTAAATTTGGGTTGGCAGTGGAACAACGTAGGTGAATACTTAAATAGAGCTGCTATGAATCAAAAAAGTGCAAGAAAAGTATCTAGAAATTTGATAGATACCTGTCAGTATTTATATATGGACAAACCAGGAGATGATACAACAGTGGTGGCAATTAAGATAAGAGATAAAGAAGTAATAGATTTATTCACTGGACCTCCAAAAGATCCACTAAAAGATAAGGAAGCTGTTGAAAAATTCATGTCAGGTTCAGGCAAGAAGATTGTCTGTGGTGGCACTGCTGCTAAAATAGTTGCCAGGGAACTAGGGAAAAAAGTTATCCCAAATATGGATTTCATAGATCCAGAGGTGCCTCCAACAGCAGAAATAGATGGAATTGATTTAGTAACTGAAGGAGTACTAACTCTTAGCAAGACCATAGAAAAAATGAATAGATATATTGATTCACCCTATAAAGACAATTTGTTTGAGAGCTTTGACAAAGAAGATGGGGCTTCAAGATTGGCAAGATTGTTGATTGAAGACTGTACTCATCTGAATTTGTGGGTTGGAAAGGCTGTAAATCCAGCACATCAGAATCCTGACTTTCCTATAGATTTAAGTATCAAGTTAAAAGTAGTAAATGAACTTATTAAAACCATGGAAAAACTAGGGACAAAGGTCAGTCTCACTTATATATAG
- the gcvH gene encoding glycine cleavage system protein GcvH — translation MKVLKDLLYTKDHEWIKVDGNKAYVGVADYAQDQLGDIVYVELPDVDDGFEIEEAFGAVESVKAAADIYMPVGGKVLEINEALEDDPSLLNQDPYENWMILIELSDVSQLDDLMNAKDYEKYLEEEA, via the coding sequence ATGAAAGTTTTAAAAGATTTATTGTATACAAAAGACCATGAATGGATAAAGGTTGATGGAAATAAGGCTTATGTAGGAGTTGCAGATTATGCACAAGATCAATTAGGAGATATTGTATATGTAGAATTGCCTGACGTAGATGATGGATTTGAAATTGAAGAAGCTTTTGGAGCAGTTGAATCTGTTAAGGCTGCTGCAGATATATATATGCCAGTTGGTGGCAAAGTATTAGAAATAAATGAAGCATTGGAAGATGATCCAAGTTTATTGAATCAAGATCCTTATGAAAATTGGATGATATTGATTGAATTGAGTGATGTAAGTCAATTAGATGATTTAATGAATGCGAAAGATTATGAGAAATACCTTGAAGAGGAGGCATAA
- the gcvPA gene encoding aminomethyl-transferring glycine dehydrogenase subunit GcvPA, with product MYPYIPNTSDDEKKMLETIGAKSIEDLFNDIPDEVKLNRPLNLESSKSELEVRNILTKLSKENKTVNDLTCFLGAGAYDHYIPSVVNHVISRSEFYTSYTPYQAEISQGTLQYIFEYQTLIANLTGMDVSNASLYDVGSGLGEAAIMATSITRKNEIVVSKTVNPDAIRVLKTYAHVQGMKVIEIDDLDGTTNLEELEKNVGENTAAVMVQNPNFFGIIEDVKAIEEITHKQKKAMLVVSVDPISLGILKSPGELGADIVVGEGQPLGIPLSFGGPYLGFIATTQKHMRKLSGRIVGESVDVDGNRAFVLTLQAREQHIRREKASSNICSNQGINTLASAVYMVAMGKKGLKEVAVQSTAKAHYAHKSMISTGKYKPLFDKPFFKEFAITSEIPGENVNEALLKEDILGGFLLNKYYPQYENGILYCVTEKRTKGEIDKLVNVLEGIK from the coding sequence ATGTATCCTTACATCCCTAATACAAGTGATGATGAAAAGAAGATGCTCGAGACTATCGGAGCCAAATCTATAGAAGATCTTTTTAATGATATTCCAGATGAAGTAAAGTTAAATAGGCCTTTAAACTTAGAAAGTTCAAAATCTGAATTAGAGGTTAGAAATATACTTACGAAATTGTCAAAGGAAAATAAAACTGTAAATGATCTTACTTGCTTTTTAGGGGCAGGAGCTTATGACCACTATATACCATCAGTAGTTAATCATGTTATATCTAGAAGTGAATTTTATACATCCTATACACCTTATCAAGCAGAGATAAGCCAAGGAACTCTTCAATATATATTTGAATATCAAACTCTTATAGCTAATTTGACAGGTATGGATGTTTCAAATGCTTCACTATATGATGTAGGTTCTGGTTTAGGAGAAGCGGCTATTATGGCTACAAGTATTACTAGAAAAAATGAAATAGTTGTTTCTAAAACTGTTAATCCAGATGCTATAAGAGTACTTAAAACTTATGCTCATGTTCAAGGAATGAAAGTCATTGAAATAGATGATTTGGATGGAACTACTAATTTAGAAGAATTAGAAAAAAATGTAGGTGAAAACACAGCTGCAGTTATGGTTCAAAATCCAAACTTCTTTGGAATAATAGAAGATGTAAAAGCTATTGAAGAAATAACTCATAAGCAAAAGAAAGCTATGCTTGTTGTAAGTGTAGATCCTATATCATTAGGTATATTAAAATCTCCTGGTGAATTAGGAGCAGATATTGTTGTTGGAGAAGGGCAGCCTTTAGGAATACCACTTAGTTTTGGTGGACCTTATTTAGGATTTATTGCAACTACACAAAAACACATGAGAAAATTGTCAGGAAGAATTGTAGGAGAATCCGTTGATGTAGATGGAAACAGGGCTTTTGTACTTACACTTCAAGCGAGAGAACAACACATAAGAAGAGAGAAAGCATCTTCCAATATTTGTTCCAATCAAGGAATAAACACTCTTGCAAGTGCTGTATATATGGTTGCTATGGGCAAAAAAGGATTAAAAGAAGTTGCTGTTCAAAGTACAGCAAAAGCTCATTATGCGCATAAGAGCATGATAAGTACAGGAAAATACAAACCATTATTTGACAAACCTTTCTTTAAGGAATTTGCTATAACAAGTGAAATACCTGGAGAAAATGTAAATGAAGCATTGCTTAAGGAAGATATACTAGGAGGTTTCCTATTAAATAAATATTATCCCCAATATGAAAATGGAATTCTCTATTGTGTTACAGAAAAGAGAACCAAAGGTGAAATTGATAAATTAGTAAATGTATTGGAGGGGATAAAATGA